Proteins co-encoded in one Ruegeria sp. HKCCD4315 genomic window:
- a CDS encoding sulfite exporter TauE/SafE family protein, translated as MPDALQQALALPGLNWLILTIGAAGLVRGFTGFGTAMIFVPVATQFLPIADVVFLMAATGIVSTCALAPQAWRECDKSEISTLGIAAAITVPLGLWIMAQVDTIILRWIACGIIGLTLFAVITGWRWEGRLGLPGRLAIGGSAGVVGGMTGLTGPVVIVFYLASSTNVRKIRANTIIFLALLDIAIVFNILIRGAADMSILWIVLLLGVPYLITTLIGKAVFDPKLERIYRVAAYSVILIAVVSGLPILD; from the coding sequence ATGCCTGACGCATTACAGCAGGCCCTGGCATTGCCGGGCCTGAACTGGCTGATCCTGACCATCGGAGCCGCGGGCCTTGTCCGCGGCTTCACCGGGTTTGGGACAGCGATGATCTTTGTCCCGGTCGCCACTCAGTTCCTGCCAATTGCAGATGTGGTGTTTCTGATGGCAGCGACAGGTATTGTTTCGACCTGTGCGCTGGCACCGCAGGCTTGGCGTGAATGTGACAAATCCGAAATCAGCACTTTGGGTATTGCGGCAGCCATTACCGTACCGCTGGGGCTGTGGATTATGGCGCAGGTGGACACGATCATTCTGCGCTGGATTGCTTGCGGTATCATCGGCCTGACCCTGTTTGCTGTCATAACCGGATGGCGTTGGGAAGGACGGCTGGGCCTGCCCGGTCGACTTGCCATCGGAGGCAGCGCTGGGGTGGTTGGCGGAATGACTGGCCTGACCGGCCCGGTTGTCATTGTCTTCTATTTGGCAAGTTCAACGAACGTGCGTAAAATTCGCGCCAATACGATCATCTTCCTAGCATTGCTAGATATTGCGATTGTCTTCAACATCCTGATCAGAGGCGCGGCGGATATGTCGATCCTGTGGATTGTCCTTTTGCTGGGGGTGCCCTATCTGATCACCACGCTTATCGGTAAAGCCGTGTTTGATCCCAAACTGGAACGCATCTATCGCGTGGCGGCTTATTCGGTCATTTTGATCGCGGTGGTGTCCGGACTGCCGATCCTGGATTGA
- a CDS encoding Mth938-like domain-containing protein: protein MRLNQVTFSDAKPVDGYGPGFFRIGGEVFEGAVLTGPAGPVGWSGYDDVQSLLNLADDIDVLFIGTGKDVSHIPQTLRADLENAGIGVEIMNSPAACRTYNVLLSEGRRIALALIPV, encoded by the coding sequence ATGCGTCTGAACCAAGTGACCTTTAGCGATGCAAAACCAGTGGACGGTTACGGCCCCGGGTTCTTTCGTATTGGCGGAGAGGTGTTCGAAGGTGCCGTTCTGACCGGCCCGGCAGGGCCTGTGGGCTGGAGCGGCTATGACGATGTTCAATCGCTTCTGAACCTCGCCGATGATATCGACGTCTTGTTTATTGGCACTGGCAAAGATGTGTCTCACATTCCGCAAACTCTGCGTGCCGATCTGGAGAACGCCGGAATCGGTGTCGAAATCATGAACTCACCTGCCGCCTGCCGCACCTATAACGTGCTACTTTCGGAAGGCCGTCGGATCGCGCTTGCGTTGATACCTGTTTGA
- the ccmA gene encoding heme ABC exporter ATP-binding protein CcmA, whose translation MTLTVSDLSITRGGIPVLEGLSFQLPPGKALILRGPNGIGKTTLLRTLAGLQPPLEGTIEGAEDQIAYAAHSDGLKPTLTVTENLTFWASVFGTSGIQDALDAFDLNELADRHAGNLSAGQKRRLGLARMLVTGRPIWMLDEPTVSLDKNAVQMFADAVRAHLGQGGSAVIATHIDLGLDGEVLDVGPNKAKPKPIDDFDGGFL comes from the coding sequence ATGACTCTGACTGTATCCGACTTGTCGATCACGCGTGGGGGCATTCCAGTGCTGGAAGGTCTCAGCTTTCAACTGCCGCCCGGTAAGGCATTGATCTTGCGCGGGCCGAACGGGATCGGCAAAACGACCCTTCTGCGCACTTTGGCGGGCTTGCAGCCACCCCTTGAAGGAACCATCGAAGGTGCTGAAGATCAAATTGCCTATGCGGCGCATTCGGACGGGTTGAAACCGACACTGACGGTGACCGAGAACTTGACCTTCTGGGCCTCGGTCTTTGGGACAAGCGGTATACAAGACGCATTGGATGCGTTTGATCTGAACGAGTTGGCCGATCGCCATGCCGGTAATCTATCAGCTGGTCAGAAGCGACGGCTGGGGCTTGCCCGGATGCTGGTGACTGGACGACCGATTTGGATGCTGGATGAGCCCACCGTGTCGCTGGACAAAAACGCGGTGCAGATGTTTGCCGATGCGGTGCGGGCCCATCTGGGACAGGGTGGGTCGGCCGTGATTGCGACCCATATCGATCTTGGCCTGGACGGAGAGGTTCTGGACGTGGGACCCAACAAAGCCAAACCCAAACCCATTGACGATTTCGACGGAGGCTTCCTGTGA
- the ccmB gene encoding heme exporter protein CcmB: MIALLLRDLKLAFRAGGGFGLGLAFFLIVTVMVPFAVGPQSSLLSTIAPGVLWLGALLACLLSLDRLLALDWEDGSLDLLATAPLPLESVVTIKALAHWLTTGLPLVLAAPFLGVLLNLPVPGFFWLVISLLIGTPAMSVIGTFGAALTVGLKRGGLLLSLLVLPLYVPTLIFGAEVARRGATGMEVQTPLLMLAGITAATIALLPFASAAVLRINLR, translated from the coding sequence GTGATCGCCCTTTTACTGCGCGACCTGAAACTGGCCTTCCGTGCAGGCGGCGGTTTTGGACTGGGACTGGCGTTTTTTCTGATCGTGACCGTGATGGTGCCGTTTGCTGTTGGGCCACAATCCTCGCTGCTTTCGACCATCGCACCCGGTGTTCTTTGGCTGGGGGCGTTGCTGGCCTGTTTGCTATCGCTCGACCGCTTGCTGGCCTTGGATTGGGAGGACGGGTCGTTGGACCTGTTGGCCACCGCGCCGCTGCCACTGGAATCGGTTGTGACCATCAAGGCTTTGGCGCATTGGCTGACCACAGGATTGCCTCTGGTTCTAGCCGCTCCGTTCCTGGGGGTATTGCTCAATCTTCCTGTGCCGGGTTTTTTCTGGCTGGTGATTTCACTGCTGATCGGCACCCCTGCGATGAGCGTGATCGGAACTTTTGGCGCAGCTTTGACCGTCGGCTTGAAGCGTGGCGGCTTGCTTTTATCACTGCTGGTGCTGCCGCTATACGTGCCCACATTGATTTTCGGGGCCGAGGTTGCGCGTCGCGGTGCAACGGGGATGGAAGTACAGACGCCTTTGCTCATGCTGGCAGGCATCACGGCGGCGACGATCGCGCTGTTGCCCTTTGCCAGCGCGGCAGTGTTGCGGATCAATCTGCGGTGA
- a CDS encoding heme ABC transporter permease produces the protein MSIAAKANALWEYANPRKFLATSERVLPFFWITSIACIVVGLIWGFFFTPDDYKQGSTVKIIYLHVPAALMAINCWLMMLATSLVWLVRRHHVSALAARAAAPIGIVMTLIALLTGAIWGQPMWGTWWAWDPRLTSFLILFLFYLGYVALWEAIEDPDTAADLTSVLCLVGSVFAILSRYAVNFWNQGLHQGASVMRAAAVTGTDTEEKVSNIFFYPLLVCIIGFVLLFIALVLYRTGTEIRARRIKALMARERVGG, from the coding sequence ATGTCTATCGCAGCCAAAGCCAATGCCCTCTGGGAATATGCCAACCCGCGCAAGTTTCTTGCAACCAGCGAGCGTGTCCTCCCGTTTTTCTGGATCACCTCGATTGCCTGCATCGTCGTTGGGCTGATCTGGGGCTTTTTCTTTACGCCGGACGATTACAAACAAGGGTCGACGGTCAAGATCATCTATCTGCATGTGCCTGCGGCACTGATGGCGATCAACTGCTGGCTTATGATGCTGGCGACGTCGTTGGTTTGGCTGGTACGACGTCACCATGTCAGTGCGCTGGCAGCGCGGGCGGCGGCACCGATTGGGATTGTGATGACCCTTATTGCTTTGCTGACAGGCGCGATCTGGGGGCAGCCGATGTGGGGCACCTGGTGGGCCTGGGATCCGCGACTGACCTCGTTTTTGATCCTGTTCCTGTTCTACCTGGGATATGTCGCCCTGTGGGAAGCGATTGAAGACCCGGATACGGCGGCCGACCTGACCTCGGTCCTGTGCCTTGTGGGGTCTGTTTTTGCGATCCTCAGCCGTTATGCGGTGAACTTCTGGAATCAGGGGCTTCATCAGGGCGCATCTGTCATGCGCGCAGCAGCAGTGACCGGGACAGACACCGAAGAAAAGGTCAGCAACATTTTCTTCTATCCGCTGCTGGTCTGCATCATCGGCTTTGTTTTGCTGTTCATCGCATTGGTGCTGTACCGTACCGGAACCGAAATTCGCGCGCGTCGGATCAAGGCGCTGATGGCGCGGGAAAGGGTGGGCGGATGA
- the ccmD gene encoding heme exporter protein CcmD — protein MTPDLGKYADAVLSSYAVSIVLLVALVAFSVMRGRKVRKDMEHVEQRMSRNG, from the coding sequence ATGACTCCCGATCTTGGAAAATATGCTGATGCGGTTCTGTCGTCTTATGCCGTGTCTATCGTTCTTCTGGTGGCGTTGGTTGCGTTCAGTGTGATGCGTGGACGCAAGGTGCGCAAAGATATGGAACACGTCGAACAAAGGATGTCGCGCAATGGCTAA
- a CDS encoding DsbE family thiol:disulfide interchange protein produces MAKISPLMIAPPLIFGAFAVLAGIGMFRDDPNALPSAREGQPAPPVVLSEFPGKTPFDDATLRDGEVKLVNYWASWCAPCRAEHPNLDALAKEGIPVYGINYKDQLANADAFLTELGDPYTAMGRDEQGRMALDWGLYGVPETYVIDGDGTIILRFAGPITQRVIESTIRPALEKAAGG; encoded by the coding sequence ATGGCTAAGATTTCGCCCTTGATGATCGCTCCGCCGCTGATTTTTGGTGCCTTTGCCGTATTGGCCGGAATCGGCATGTTCCGCGACGATCCAAACGCTCTGCCATCCGCGCGGGAAGGGCAGCCCGCCCCACCGGTGGTCCTAAGCGAGTTTCCTGGCAAAACCCCATTCGATGACGCAACCCTGCGCGACGGAGAGGTCAAGCTGGTCAACTATTGGGCCAGTTGGTGCGCCCCTTGCCGGGCCGAACACCCCAATCTGGACGCTTTGGCGAAAGAAGGCATTCCGGTCTATGGTATCAACTACAAGGACCAGTTGGCCAACGCAGACGCATTTCTGACCGAGCTAGGCGATCCTTACACCGCGATGGGACGCGACGAGCAAGGCCGCATGGCGTTGGATTGGGGCCTTTACGGCGTGCCTGAAACCTATGTGATTGACGGTGATGGCACCATCATCCTGCGCTTTGCCGGGCCTATTACGCAGCGTGTGATCGAAAGCACGATCCGCCCTGCGTTGGAAAAAGCTGCGGGCGGATAA
- a CDS encoding SDR family NAD(P)-dependent oxidoreductase, with the protein MDKVALITGGARGIGRAIVENLGRDHKIAFTWLNSAPDLDVLDGDVLAIRSDLTQQDQPTRVIDQVIAQFGRLDVIVNNAGLVRPTPKEAFNFQDHRDILDLNLLAPVALLTAALPHLQAGASIVNISSMNATLPPRDAATYGASKAALNLWTRAMAKELGSQGIRVNAIAPGAINIPEAPRSDDLTELFVKDTALGRVGVPEDIAKVVRFLASDEAGFVTGEVLGVTGGYRL; encoded by the coding sequence ATGGACAAAGTTGCATTGATAACCGGCGGCGCCCGAGGGATTGGCCGGGCAATCGTCGAAAACCTTGGTCGAGATCACAAAATTGCGTTTACGTGGTTAAACAGCGCCCCCGATTTGGATGTGTTGGACGGCGACGTTCTGGCGATACGCTCAGACCTGACGCAGCAAGATCAGCCCACTCGCGTGATTGATCAGGTCATCGCACAGTTCGGACGGCTGGATGTTATTGTGAACAATGCCGGGCTTGTCCGCCCAACGCCTAAAGAGGCGTTCAATTTCCAGGATCACAGAGACATCCTTGACCTGAATTTGCTTGCACCCGTGGCCCTTCTGACCGCCGCCCTGCCCCATCTGCAAGCCGGGGCATCCATCGTGAACATCTCGTCCATGAACGCAACCCTCCCACCGCGCGATGCCGCGACCTATGGGGCCAGCAAAGCTGCGCTTAACCTGTGGACCCGTGCCATGGCCAAGGAGCTGGGCTCGCAGGGTATCCGCGTCAATGCGATTGCCCCGGGCGCGATCAACATCCCCGAGGCTCCACGCTCTGACGATCTGACGGAGTTGTTTGTCAAAGACACCGCCCTTGGCCGGGTTGGCGTACCGGAAGACATCGCCAAAGTCGTGCGGTTTCTTGCCTCGGACGAAGCGGGGTTCGTAACCGGTGAAGTCTTGGGCGTCACCGGAGGCTATCGGTTGTAA
- a CDS encoding BCCT family transporter: MQKPNALLVCSLSVIAVIGIWGVVDIQSLVTWASGIVQQTFHSRGWFVMLAASGMLIGCLVLAFSKYGNIRLGRDDEEPEFSTATWISMLFSAGMGVGLLFWAVAEPLTHFNFISGMAPDYIAAQQAMLATNFHWGLHAWAIYGSTALTIAYFSFRRGTGMMVSAPIISLFPGERWAERVGWLSDFMAIIAIAIGVGGSMAMGVFQVADGIAVLGGRETVGAFLITVVFLAMVGAYIPALLIDLGQGMARLSNAAMLIAIGLVAYTIILGPTEYLLNTVVQGFGDYVTNVIPRGFQTFTFFGDDVTRWFSDWTLTYMVWWIAWGPFVGVFVARISRGRTIREFVIGVLFAPTLFSILWFGAFGGIGLFEALNGAGELLAYTQTNIERVTFALLDRLPLSLMTTLATVLAAFLFIVTSVVSAAFVLGTFSTGGDENPPPRVRLIWGALLGLLSVAMILSGSVDSVKILISLGALPFVFISVLLMVCLFRGLREEGQNNADR; the protein is encoded by the coding sequence ATGCAAAAACCAAACGCCCTGCTGGTTTGTTCCCTCAGTGTCATTGCCGTGATCGGGATATGGGGGGTTGTCGACATCCAGAGTTTGGTGACCTGGGCCAGTGGTATTGTCCAACAGACCTTCCACAGCCGGGGATGGTTTGTGATGCTTGCCGCCTCGGGCATGTTGATCGGGTGTCTGGTTCTGGCGTTCTCGAAATACGGGAACATTCGCCTTGGTCGCGATGACGAAGAACCAGAATTCTCGACCGCCACATGGATTTCGATGTTGTTCTCAGCCGGGATGGGGGTCGGTCTTTTGTTCTGGGCGGTGGCCGAACCATTAACCCACTTCAATTTCATCTCAGGCATGGCGCCGGATTACATTGCTGCTCAGCAGGCCATGCTGGCGACCAACTTCCATTGGGGTTTGCACGCTTGGGCCATATACGGATCAACTGCCCTAACCATCGCCTATTTCAGCTTCCGGCGCGGCACTGGGATGATGGTCAGCGCACCGATCATAAGCCTGTTTCCCGGTGAACGCTGGGCCGAACGTGTCGGATGGCTTTCAGACTTCATGGCGATCATTGCGATTGCCATTGGCGTGGGTGGCTCAATGGCCATGGGCGTCTTTCAGGTCGCAGATGGAATTGCGGTGTTGGGAGGCCGGGAAACGGTCGGAGCATTTTTGATTACCGTCGTGTTTCTGGCAATGGTCGGAGCGTATATCCCAGCACTCTTGATCGATCTGGGGCAAGGCATGGCGCGCTTATCTAACGCTGCCATGCTGATTGCGATCGGCCTCGTGGCCTACACCATCATTCTTGGCCCAACCGAATACCTTTTGAATACTGTGGTTCAGGGGTTTGGCGACTATGTCACCAATGTCATCCCACGCGGCTTTCAAACCTTCACGTTTTTTGGGGACGACGTCACCAGATGGTTCAGCGACTGGACCCTCACCTACATGGTCTGGTGGATCGCGTGGGGGCCTTTTGTGGGCGTCTTCGTGGCGCGCATCTCTCGTGGTCGAACGATACGAGAGTTCGTAATCGGGGTACTGTTCGCCCCCACCCTGTTCTCAATCCTCTGGTTCGGCGCTTTTGGCGGCATTGGCCTGTTCGAGGCACTCAACGGCGCAGGCGAACTTCTGGCCTATACGCAGACAAACATTGAACGCGTGACCTTTGCCCTGCTCGACCGGCTGCCGCTGTCCCTGATGACAACGCTTGCAACGGTACTGGCTGCGTTCCTGTTCATTGTGACCAGCGTTGTCAGCGCGGCATTTGTTCTGGGCACCTTCTCGACCGGTGGCGACGAGAACCCGCCCCCCCGCGTACGCCTGATCTGGGGGGCGTTACTAGGACTATTAAGCGTTGCGATGATCCTTTCAGGTTCTGTGGACTCGGTCAAAATTCTGATTTCACTGGGTGCTTTGCCCTTTGTCTTCATTTCAGTTCTTCTGATGGTCTGCTTATTCCGTGGCCTGAGAGAGGAGGGTCAAAACAATGCTGATCGGTGA
- the acnA gene encoding aconitate hydratase AcnA, with the protein MPIRVGQDTAKTRRSLSVNGKSISYYSIPAAQEAGLGDFSKLPAALKVVLENMLRFEDDGFSVSVEDIKAFAEWGVNGGKNPREIAYRPARVLMQDFTGVPAVVDLAAMRDGIKGLGGDAQKINPLNPVDLVIDHSVMIDEFGNPRAFQMNVDREYERNMERYQFLKWGQSAFNNFRVVPPGTGICHQVNLEYLAQTVWSDTDQNGDEVAYPDTLVGTDSHTTMVNGMAVLGWGVGGIEAEAAMLGQPISMLIPEVVGFELTGSMVEGTTGTDLVLKVVEMLREKGVVGKFVEFYGEGLDRLPLADRATIANMAPEYGATCGFFPIDGETLRYMRNTGRDEDRLALVEAYAKENGLWRDADYAPIYTDTLTLDMGTIVPAISGPKRPQDYVALTDAKAAFTKEMAETFKRPMGKQVEVKGEEYGMESGKVVIASITSCTNTSNPYVMIGAGLVAKKAHELGLNRQPWVKTSLAPGSQVVSEYLEAAGLQQHLDAIGFNLVGYGCTTCIGNSGPIQKEISEAIAEGDLVATSVLSGNRNFEGRISPDVRANYLASPPLVVVYALAGTMDIDLTSEPIGQDKDGNDVFMKDIWPTQSEIAELVEATVTREAFQSKYADVFKGDEKWRGVEVPQQETYNWPPTSTYIQNPPYFQGMGAEPGTISNIEGAKVLAILGDMVTTDHISPAGSFATTSPAGQYLIERQVQPREFNSYGSRRGNHEVMMRGTFANIRIKNEMLEGVEGGYTKGPDGEQTSIYDASMAYQANGTPLVVFGGEQYGAGSSRDWAAKGTALLGVKAVIAESFERIHRSNLVGMGVIPFEFTGGDTRKTLGLKGDETVSIHGLDSVEPLQEVPCTIVYGDGSEKAITLKCRIDTAPEIEYIENGGVLHYVLRNLAKAS; encoded by the coding sequence ATGCCCATCAGAGTCGGACAGGACACTGCCAAGACACGCCGCAGCCTAAGCGTGAACGGCAAATCCATTTCATATTATTCCATCCCCGCCGCCCAAGAGGCCGGTCTGGGTGATTTCTCGAAACTTCCAGCGGCACTGAAAGTCGTGCTGGAAAACATGCTGCGGTTCGAAGATGACGGCTTTTCCGTCTCTGTCGAAGACATCAAAGCATTCGCCGAATGGGGCGTGAACGGTGGGAAGAACCCGCGTGAGATAGCGTACCGCCCTGCCCGCGTGCTAATGCAGGATTTCACCGGCGTTCCGGCGGTTGTGGATCTTGCGGCGATGCGCGACGGCATCAAAGGACTGGGCGGCGATGCACAGAAAATCAATCCGCTGAACCCGGTTGATCTGGTCATCGACCACTCGGTCATGATTGACGAATTCGGCAATCCGCGCGCATTTCAGATGAACGTGGACCGCGAATACGAACGCAATATGGAACGATACCAGTTCCTGAAATGGGGCCAGTCGGCGTTCAACAATTTCCGTGTCGTGCCCCCCGGAACCGGTATCTGCCATCAGGTGAATCTGGAATATCTTGCGCAGACTGTCTGGTCGGACACAGACCAAAACGGGGATGAGGTCGCTTATCCTGATACGTTGGTCGGCACCGACAGCCACACCACCATGGTCAACGGCATGGCCGTTCTGGGCTGGGGCGTTGGCGGCATCGAAGCCGAGGCCGCGATGCTGGGTCAGCCGATCTCGATGCTGATACCCGAAGTCGTTGGTTTTGAACTGACGGGTTCGATGGTCGAAGGCACCACCGGTACAGACCTTGTTCTCAAGGTCGTAGAAATGCTGCGCGAAAAGGGCGTTGTTGGTAAGTTCGTCGAGTTCTACGGCGAAGGCCTGGACCGCCTGCCGCTGGCCGATCGTGCGACCATCGCCAACATGGCACCAGAGTACGGCGCGACCTGCGGCTTCTTCCCCATCGACGGCGAGACCCTTCGTTACATGCGCAATACCGGGCGCGACGAGGACCGTCTGGCGCTGGTCGAAGCCTATGCCAAGGAAAACGGCCTCTGGCGCGACGCGGACTACGCTCCGATCTACACCGATACCCTGACGCTGGACATGGGCACGATCGTTCCGGCGATCTCGGGCCCGAAGCGCCCGCAGGACTATGTTGCCCTGACCGACGCCAAAGCGGCCTTTACCAAGGAAATGGCCGAGACCTTCAAACGCCCGATGGGCAAACAGGTCGAAGTCAAAGGCGAAGAATACGGCATGGAGTCGGGTAAGGTCGTGATCGCTTCGATCACCTCCTGCACCAACACCTCGAACCCTTATGTGATGATCGGCGCTGGTTTGGTGGCGAAGAAAGCACATGAACTGGGTCTGAACCGTCAACCCTGGGTCAAGACGTCTCTGGCCCCCGGTTCGCAGGTCGTGTCTGAATACCTCGAGGCCGCCGGTCTGCAACAGCATCTGGACGCCATCGGGTTCAACCTTGTTGGTTATGGCTGTACCACCTGCATTGGGAACTCGGGCCCGATCCAGAAAGAAATTTCCGAGGCAATTGCCGAGGGCGATCTGGTCGCCACGTCGGTTTTGTCGGGCAATCGCAACTTCGAGGGGCGTATTTCACCGGACGTCCGCGCCAACTATCTGGCTTCGCCGCCGCTGGTGGTGGTTTATGCCCTGGCTGGCACGATGGATATCGACCTGACTTCGGAACCGATCGGTCAGGACAAGGACGGCAATGACGTCTTCATGAAAGACATCTGGCCGACCCAGAGTGAAATCGCTGAACTGGTCGAGGCCACTGTGACCCGCGAGGCGTTCCAATCAAAATACGCCGACGTGTTTAAGGGCGACGAGAAATGGCGCGGGGTCGAAGTTCCACAACAGGAAACCTACAACTGGCCGCCGACCTCGACCTACATTCAAAACCCGCCTTACTTTCAGGGCATGGGTGCTGAACCGGGCACAATCTCGAATATCGAAGGGGCCAAGGTGCTGGCAATTCTGGGCGACATGGTCACAACCGACCATATCTCGCCTGCCGGGTCATTTGCGACGACCTCGCCCGCTGGCCAGTATCTGATCGAACGGCAGGTGCAACCGCGTGAGTTCAACTCTTACGGCTCGCGTCGTGGCAACCACGAGGTCATGATGCGCGGCACCTTCGCCAATATCCGCATCAAAAACGAGATGCTGGAGGGCGTCGAAGGCGGTTACACCAAGGGTCCGGATGGCGAACAGACCTCGATCTACGACGCGTCGATGGCCTATCAGGCGAACGGCACGCCGTTGGTGGTGTTTGGTGGCGAGCAGTACGGCGCGGGCTCAAGCCGCGACTGGGCAGCCAAAGGCACTGCGCTGCTGGGTGTGAAAGCCGTCATCGCCGAAAGCTTTGAGCGTATACACCGGTCAAACCTGGTTGGAATGGGCGTCATTCCGTTTGAATTTACGGGGGGTGACACACGCAAGACGCTTGGCCTGAAAGGAGATGAAACCGTCTCAATCCACGGATTGGATTCGGTTGAGCCCCTGCAAGAGGTGCCCTGCACAATCGTTTATGGCGACGGAAGTGAAAAAGCCATCACCCTGAAATGCCGCATCGATACCGCGCCCGAGATTGAATACATCGAAAACGGTGGCGTGTTGCACTATGTGCTGCGCAATCTTGCAAAGGCATCGTAA
- a CDS encoding thioredoxin family protein: MFRPAILTALMSCFLAASVAAEDDPVVVELFTSQGCSSCPPADRLMHELAKRDDVIGLALHVDYWDYIGWKDEYADPDHTTRQRAYAREGGRSMIYTPQMVINGQHDIVGAQSRELDRLINAHLKAVPEASVSATRTADEVTVEVMPVELPEGETYDIRVVQYSPMRHASIRRGELAGHDLDYANVVETWQIAGQWDGVAPQTFSAQLGSDLPAVVLVQRAGHGPIVAATRVK, encoded by the coding sequence ATGTTCAGACCCGCCATTTTGACTGCCCTGATGTCCTGTTTTCTGGCTGCATCTGTCGCGGCCGAGGATGATCCTGTGGTGGTTGAATTGTTTACGTCACAAGGCTGTTCGTCTTGTCCCCCGGCGGACCGGCTGATGCATGAACTGGCCAAGCGAGACGACGTCATCGGCTTGGCGCTGCACGTGGACTATTGGGACTACATTGGGTGGAAGGATGAATACGCTGACCCGGACCACACCACACGGCAGCGCGCCTATGCCCGGGAAGGCGGGCGCTCGATGATCTATACGCCGCAGATGGTGATCAACGGGCAGCATGACATTGTCGGTGCGCAATCTCGTGAGCTCGACCGCCTGATCAATGCGCATCTTAAGGCGGTGCCCGAGGCGTCGGTGAGCGCAACCCGGACAGCGGATGAAGTGACTGTGGAAGTCATGCCGGTAGAATTGCCGGAGGGCGAGACCTATGACATTCGTGTCGTCCAGTATTCGCCCATGCGCCATGCCTCGATCCGTCGTGGAGAGCTGGCCGGGCACGACTTGGACTATGCCAATGTGGTGGAAACCTGGCAGATCGCCGGGCAATGGGATGGCGTCGCACCACAAACCTTCTCAGCTCAACTTGGATCGGATCTTCCGGCGGTTGTTTTGGTTCAACGCGCAGGCCACGGCCCTATTGTTGCGGCAACGCGTGTGAAGTGA
- a CDS encoding lysophospholipid acyltransferase family protein yields the protein MPVEKSELSKFELGKYYVTNLVLQGIIGAMRLLPYERRIATMGAIMRSLAPVVGFRTRIRRNLKLTCPDLSDAEVKKICRDVPDNAGRAIMEHFSPEGFTERQSTAKISGPGIAAFDAAVAEGRPVMMITAHFGHYLAARIALQKYSGQPIGCLYRRMANPYFNDAYVEAFYKTGAPMFEQGRRGMVEMVRTLKKGGIIAIVSDLHAMGGEELMFFDKPAVTSVLNAELAMKYKAELIPCYAVRQPNGIDFEIILHDPVPHTDPKTMTQFTNDDLEKMVRQHMGQWFWIHRRWKHWNGLGIAPDEMP from the coding sequence ATGCCCGTCGAAAAGTCGGAGCTCAGCAAGTTTGAGCTTGGAAAATACTATGTCACCAATCTGGTCCTTCAGGGGATTATCGGGGCAATGCGCCTGCTTCCTTATGAACGGCGCATCGCGACCATGGGCGCGATCATGCGATCACTGGCCCCGGTGGTTGGTTTTCGCACACGTATCCGTCGCAATCTGAAGCTCACCTGCCCTGACCTGTCCGATGCCGAGGTTAAAAAGATTTGTCGTGATGTGCCGGACAATGCAGGTCGGGCGATCATGGAGCATTTTTCGCCAGAGGGCTTCACCGAGCGTCAGAGTACAGCAAAGATTTCAGGCCCAGGCATTGCCGCCTTTGATGCAGCAGTCGCCGAAGGGCGCCCGGTCATGATGATTACTGCGCATTTTGGCCACTATCTGGCCGCGCGCATTGCCCTGCAAAAATACAGCGGTCAGCCGATAGGCTGCCTGTATCGCAGGATGGCAAACCCTTATTTCAACGACGCTTACGTAGAAGCCTTCTACAAGACCGGCGCCCCCATGTTCGAGCAAGGACGTCGGGGGATGGTTGAAATGGTGCGCACGCTGAAAAAGGGTGGCATCATTGCCATCGTGTCTGACCTTCACGCCATGGGGGGCGAAGAACTGATGTTTTTCGACAAACCCGCCGTGACCTCTGTGTTGAACGCTGAACTCGCGATGAAATACAAGGCGGAACTCATCCCTTGCTACGCTGTGCGTCAACCCAACGGAATAGATTTTGAGATCATTCTGCACGATCCGGTTCCACATACGGACCCGAAAACCATGACCCAGTTCACCAATGATGACCTAGAGAAGATGGTCCGCCAGCATATGGGGCAATGGTTCTGGATTCACCGCCGCTGGAAGCACTGGAACGGGCTTGGCATTGCCCCGGACGAGATGCCTTGA